In a single window of the Osmerus eperlanus chromosome 4, fOsmEpe2.1, whole genome shotgun sequence genome:
- the LOC134018318 gene encoding isocitrate dehydrogenase [NAD] subunit gamma, mitochondrial-like isoform X2 has product MVTVIPGDGIGPELLNHVQELFRFCCVPVDFEVVNVDSSSTSEDDINAAVTAIRRNGVALKGNIETNHNLPPSYKSRNNLLRTSLDLYANMMHCQSLPGVRSRHRNIDIIIIRENTEGEYSSLEHESVPGVVECLKIITRTRSLRIADYAFRLAREKGRHRVTAVHKANIMKLGDGLFLQCCKEVAAGYPDITFDSMIVDNTTMQMVSKPQQFDVMVMPNLYGNVVSNVCAGLVGGPGLVPGANYGENYAVFETGTRNTGKSIAKRNLANPTAMLLASCLLLDHLRLHAYASMIRRAVISTLTETRLHTADLGGQGSTSDVLQSIMTEIQSTGPLTQSI; this is encoded by the exons ATGGTGACTGTAATCCCTGGAGATGGGATTGGACCAGAGCTGCTCAACCATGTACAAGAGctgttcag GTTCTGCTGTGTCCCAGTGGATTTTGAGGTGGTGAACGTAGACTCCTCCTCGACCTCAGAGGACGACATCAACGCTGCCGTCACCGCCATCAGACGCAATGGGGTGGCGCTCAAAG GGAATATTGAGACCAACCACAACCTTCCTCCCTCCTACAAGTCCAGGAACAACCTCCTGAG GACCTCTCTGGACCTGTATGCTAACATGATGCACTGCCAGTCTCTGCCCGGAGTGCGTTCTCGACACAGGAACAtcgacatcatcatcatcagagagaacacagagggagagtACAGCAGCCTGGAgcacgag agtgttcctGGGGTGGTGGAGTGTCTGAAGATCATCACCAGGACCAGGTCTCTGAGGATTGCTGACTACGCCTTCCGCCTGGCGCGGGAGAAAGGTCGCCACAGGGTCACAGCCGTGCACAAGGCCAAcatcat GAAGTTGGGGGACGGTCTCTTCCTGCAGTGTTGCAAGGAGGTTGCCGCCGGTTACCCTGACATCACCTTTGACAGTATGATCGTCGACAACACCACCATGCAG ATGGTGTCCAAGCCCCAGCAGTTTGACGTCATGGTGATGCCTAATCTCTATGGCAACGTGGTGAGCAACGTGTGTgcggggctggtgggggggccGGGCCTCGTCCCAGGGGCCAACTACGGAGAAAACTACGCTGTGTTTGAGACG ggcacAAGAAACACAGGTAAGAGCATAGCGAAGCGTAACTTGGCCAACCCCACAGCCATGCTGCTGgcctcctgcctgctcctgGACCACCTGCGGCTGCACGCCTACGCCTCCATGATCCGCAGGGCTGTCATCTCCACCCTGACGGAGACCCGG ctccacaCTGCTGATCTGGGTGGACAGGGCTCCACCTCTGATGTGCTCCAGTCCATCATGACAGAGATCCAGAGCACTGGGCCGCTCACACAGAGcatctaa
- the LOC134018318 gene encoding isocitrate dehydrogenase [NAD] subunit gamma, mitochondrial-like isoform X1, which produces MTGRSVLSLSRVLKPFWAGLVANGRNTNVLVTSACGTRERSSYTPPPAQYGGRHMVTVIPGDGIGPELLNHVQELFRFCCVPVDFEVVNVDSSSTSEDDINAAVTAIRRNGVALKGNIETNHNLPPSYKSRNNLLRTSLDLYANMMHCQSLPGVRSRHRNIDIIIIRENTEGEYSSLEHESVPGVVECLKIITRTRSLRIADYAFRLAREKGRHRVTAVHKANIMKLGDGLFLQCCKEVAAGYPDITFDSMIVDNTTMQMVSKPQQFDVMVMPNLYGNVVSNVCAGLVGGPGLVPGANYGENYAVFETGTRNTGKSIAKRNLANPTAMLLASCLLLDHLRLHAYASMIRRAVISTLTETRLHTADLGGQGSTSDVLQSIMTEIQSTGPLTQSI; this is translated from the exons ATGACGGGCCGGTCGGTGTTGTCGCTGTCCAGAGTCCTGAAGCCTTTTTGGGCCGGATTAGTGGCCAACGGCCGCAATACGAAC GTGCTGGTGACGTCTGCCTGTGGCACGAGAGAGAGGTCCAGCTACACC CCTCCTCCTGCACAGTATGGAGGGAGACACATGGTGACTGTAATCCCTGGAGATGGGATTGGACCAGAGCTGCTCAACCATGTACAAGAGctgttcag GTTCTGCTGTGTCCCAGTGGATTTTGAGGTGGTGAACGTAGACTCCTCCTCGACCTCAGAGGACGACATCAACGCTGCCGTCACCGCCATCAGACGCAATGGGGTGGCGCTCAAAG GGAATATTGAGACCAACCACAACCTTCCTCCCTCCTACAAGTCCAGGAACAACCTCCTGAG GACCTCTCTGGACCTGTATGCTAACATGATGCACTGCCAGTCTCTGCCCGGAGTGCGTTCTCGACACAGGAACAtcgacatcatcatcatcagagagaacacagagggagagtACAGCAGCCTGGAgcacgag agtgttcctGGGGTGGTGGAGTGTCTGAAGATCATCACCAGGACCAGGTCTCTGAGGATTGCTGACTACGCCTTCCGCCTGGCGCGGGAGAAAGGTCGCCACAGGGTCACAGCCGTGCACAAGGCCAAcatcat GAAGTTGGGGGACGGTCTCTTCCTGCAGTGTTGCAAGGAGGTTGCCGCCGGTTACCCTGACATCACCTTTGACAGTATGATCGTCGACAACACCACCATGCAG ATGGTGTCCAAGCCCCAGCAGTTTGACGTCATGGTGATGCCTAATCTCTATGGCAACGTGGTGAGCAACGTGTGTgcggggctggtgggggggccGGGCCTCGTCCCAGGGGCCAACTACGGAGAAAACTACGCTGTGTTTGAGACG ggcacAAGAAACACAGGTAAGAGCATAGCGAAGCGTAACTTGGCCAACCCCACAGCCATGCTGCTGgcctcctgcctgctcctgGACCACCTGCGGCTGCACGCCTACGCCTCCATGATCCGCAGGGCTGTCATCTCCACCCTGACGGAGACCCGG ctccacaCTGCTGATCTGGGTGGACAGGGCTCCACCTCTGATGTGCTCCAGTCCATCATGACAGAGATCCAGAGCACTGGGCCGCTCACACAGAGcatctaa